From Thermogladius calderae 1633, a single genomic window includes:
- a CDS encoding Lsm family RNA-binding protein, protein MSVLDASRRLTSELTSLIDKRVKIVLADGRSYEGRLVGFDTPSLNILLQNAVDDKGNRYPKVIVRGERLSEIIVLEIPLFDPEEFKNIIIKEMKLPEHLVKIIPEARVVEVQGRYRVSERGVEGTGPIAETLYRLLEQYLETRRKMIKGE, encoded by the coding sequence ATGAGCGTGCTGGACGCGTCGAGGAGGCTTACAAGCGAGCTGACGAGCTTGATCGACAAGAGAGTTAAAATAGTCCTGGCCGACGGGAGGTCCTACGAGGGTAGGCTCGTGGGGTTCGACACGCCTTCCCTGAACATCCTTCTACAGAACGCGGTGGACGACAAAGGGAACAGGTACCCCAAGGTGATCGTGAGAGGCGAGAGGTTGAGCGAGATAATAGTGCTCGAGATACCCTTGTTCGACCCAGAGGAGTTTAAGAACATCATCATCAAGGAGATGAAGCTGCCTGAACACCTCGTGAAGATCATACCCGAGGCCAGAGTCGTAGAAGTCCAGGGACGCTATAGGGTGAGCGAGAGGGGTGTCGAGGGCACTGGACCCATAGCAGAGACCTTGTACAGGCTGCTAGAGCAGTACCTCGAGACGAGGCGTAAGATGATAAAGGGAGAATAG
- a CDS encoding PUA domain-containing protein, whose amino-acid sequence MIRRRLSDQELEELRYIAALQFGVSGEFIPEEAKGEFSKNTLKLRRVIVDDKPYLSVRASDYRFNLHIPSGLVLNRLLPHPRLRVYVMERYSEFVARGGNVFCKHVMMADPDIRPEDEVLVVDEKGNLLAVGRAVKPGWEMVFYKWGEAVRIRQGVRE is encoded by the coding sequence ATGATCAGAAGGAGGCTTAGCGACCAGGAACTAGAGGAGTTGAGGTACATAGCCGCCTTACAGTTCGGAGTGAGCGGCGAGTTCATTCCTGAGGAAGCCAAGGGCGAGTTTAGTAAAAACACCTTGAAGCTTAGGAGGGTGATCGTCGACGATAAACCTTACCTGTCCGTCAGAGCCTCGGACTACAGGTTTAACCTCCACATTCCTTCAGGACTGGTTTTAAACCGGCTACTCCCACACCCCCGCTTACGGGTTTACGTAATGGAGAGGTACTCGGAGTTTGTGGCCAGAGGTGGTAATGTGTTCTGTAAACACGTGATGATGGCCGATCCCGATATAAGGCCTGAGGATGAGGTCTTGGTCGTCGACGAGAAAGGCAATCTACTGGCAGTTGGTCGCGCGGTTAAGCCTGGCTGGGAGATGGTTTTTTATAAGTGGGGTGAAGCAGTTAGAATAAGGCAGGGTGTTCGGGAGTGA
- a CDS encoding proteasome assembly chaperone family protein, with the protein MNIVLFDNIADEDLQDSIFITGFQGFGMVGYLTSRHLVLELKLKRIGFVKTKYYPETTIYTREIGVIYPFELYYGVVNGKKLLVLLNNGTPIIRDRTNYADLVARWVKEKKVSSAILVGGLDPSLRESEEEKYRWIPVGGYEGKLNAQLLENRHIIGPLALLIMFMDAYKVPGVAIFAFTELYRPDPRASAAAVEVIGEMLGFKIDTTRLLEEAKIIESIEAERERMLKTIEMEESERKGHPIYL; encoded by the coding sequence GTGAATATCGTACTGTTTGATAACATAGCCGACGAAGACCTGCAGGACTCGATATTCATAACGGGTTTCCAAGGGTTCGGCATGGTGGGTTATTTGACAAGCAGACACCTTGTTTTAGAGTTGAAGTTGAAGAGGATAGGCTTCGTTAAGACGAAGTACTACCCGGAGACCACCATATACACGAGGGAGATAGGTGTAATCTACCCGTTCGAGCTGTACTACGGCGTTGTGAATGGTAAAAAGCTCCTTGTGCTCTTGAACAACGGGACACCGATTATACGTGATAGGACTAACTACGCTGACCTGGTCGCCAGGTGGGTTAAGGAAAAGAAGGTATCGTCCGCAATACTCGTAGGAGGCTTGGACCCTAGCCTCAGAGAAAGCGAGGAAGAGAAGTACAGGTGGATCCCTGTAGGCGGCTACGAGGGTAAGCTAAACGCGCAACTACTCGAAAACAGGCATATTATCGGGCCTCTAGCCCTCTTGATAATGTTCATGGACGCTTACAAGGTACCTGGTGTAGCAATCTTCGCCTTTACAGAGCTCTACAGACCAGACCCGAGGGCTAGCGCGGCCGCTGTTGAGGTCATAGGCGAGATGCTAGGTTTCAAGATTGACACTACGAGGCTACTCGAAGAGGCTAAGATCATAGAGTCGATCGAGGCGGAGCGAGAGAGGATGTTAAAGACGATCGAGATGGAGGAGTCGGAGAGGAAGGGCCACCCAATATACCTGTAA
- the tgtA gene encoding tRNA guanosine(15) transglycosylase TgtA translates to MEYFDVREYDLAGRIGRLRTRRGTIETPYIFPVVDPVRQDVDLDTILGIGFNAIITNAYLFYKRNKGVVKDIHEELKWSNTIMTDSGGYQVLVYGDVEIDNPTIVSYQKGIGSDIAVILDVPTGTKMTWSEAYSAVEETWRRALQALPLIMDSDQLWALPIQGSPYPDLLKKSAVRAWRTPYHIFAFGSPTVLLEKYDYSPLLEYVGLAKRVLPPGKPIHVFGVGHPMIIPFLVALGADLFDSASYILYAREGRYMLPGGTKRVEELTYLPCNCPVCSRYTPKDLLELPSEERTRLIALHNLYTLKKELNTVKESIREGRLWELLEERSKTHPSLRRAFEVVKRHADVLLKFNPVSKPDAPALLILDEDSYYNPRIRVVESKSLQLVEKVLVSDSIVLLVAAGKDFGSLREYSLKRWGRDKVFIVHPVLGLFPIQLANTYPYFQHEEGVLDGLGNKVLEEVSAKVLELVKGKKIARVEIGVLENSSNVELRLARLIEGLLKGSGVEVQINVLALGEAGAAH, encoded by the coding sequence TTGGAGTACTTCGACGTGAGAGAGTACGACTTAGCGGGGAGAATCGGTAGACTGAGAACAAGGCGCGGGACTATCGAGACACCATATATTTTTCCTGTTGTAGACCCGGTGAGACAGGACGTCGACCTAGACACAATCCTGGGGATCGGTTTCAACGCGATCATAACCAACGCCTACCTGTTCTACAAGAGGAACAAAGGCGTCGTCAAGGACATACACGAAGAGCTGAAGTGGAGCAACACGATAATGACCGACTCCGGGGGTTATCAAGTACTCGTATACGGCGACGTGGAGATAGACAATCCGACTATCGTGAGCTATCAGAAGGGTATTGGTAGCGACATAGCGGTCATACTCGACGTGCCGACAGGGACTAAAATGACGTGGAGTGAAGCGTACAGTGCTGTGGAAGAGACCTGGAGAAGAGCTCTCCAGGCACTCCCCCTTATAATGGACAGTGACCAGTTATGGGCTCTACCTATACAAGGCTCGCCTTACCCCGACCTACTCAAGAAGTCCGCTGTGAGAGCTTGGAGGACACCCTACCATATATTCGCTTTCGGCTCGCCTACAGTACTACTAGAGAAGTACGATTACAGCCCTCTCCTAGAGTATGTCGGTCTAGCCAAGAGAGTCCTACCCCCAGGTAAACCAATACACGTGTTTGGTGTAGGACACCCGATGATCATACCATTCCTCGTCGCGCTGGGGGCAGACCTCTTCGACTCCGCAAGCTACATCCTCTACGCGCGGGAAGGAAGGTACATGCTACCCGGTGGGACTAAGAGGGTCGAGGAACTGACATACCTGCCCTGCAACTGCCCGGTCTGCTCGAGGTACACCCCCAAGGATCTTCTAGAGCTACCTAGCGAAGAGCGTACGAGACTTATCGCGCTCCACAACCTGTACACTTTGAAGAAGGAGCTTAACACTGTAAAGGAGAGCATTAGAGAGGGGAGGCTCTGGGAGTTACTGGAAGAGAGGAGTAAGACGCACCCTAGCCTACGTAGAGCGTTTGAAGTAGTCAAGAGACACGCCGACGTACTACTCAAGTTCAACCCTGTCTCCAAACCAGACGCCCCAGCCCTTCTGATCCTAGACGAGGACTCCTACTACAACCCGAGAATTAGAGTTGTCGAGTCGAAGAGCTTGCAGCTAGTTGAGAAGGTACTCGTGAGCGACAGTATAGTCCTATTGGTGGCTGCTGGCAAAGATTTCGGAAGTCTAAGAGAATACTCGTTGAAGAGGTGGGGCCGCGATAAAGTGTTCATAGTACATCCTGTCCTAGGTCTATTCCCAATTCAACTTGCCAACACGTACCCCTACTTCCAACACGAGGAAGGAGTGTTGGACGGTTTAGGTAACAAGGTACTAGAGGAGGTCTCAGCCAAAGTCCTCGAACTAGTCAAAGGCAAGAAGATAGCCAGGGTTGAAATAGGTGTTTTAGAGAACTCGAGCAACGTAGAGCTCAGGCTCGCCAGGTTAATAGAGGGCTTGTTAAAAGGCTCTGGCGTAGAAGTACAGATCAACGTACTAGCGTTAGGAGAAGCCGGGGCGGCACACTAG